In Paenibacillus sonchi, a single genomic region encodes these proteins:
- a CDS encoding AAA family ATPase — translation MIYLRSFKLSDYTDRNPNIYPDYVFKHVAGEVLLFDRITVLYGNNGSGKSTLLNVISNKLEIPGAEKMTSYGHSIYAQRFLDFSSYQLGSDGQEHEIRQLPKGSRYMKSEDILYEIKKIQQSSVLREGIMYEQINKGMSKAQAEQYEATYAFKKKLDDIQFSQEKYSNGETSMQFFEEYLQPGQLYLLDEPETSLSPANQIRMAEQINELARYFDSQFIIATHSPFVLGTLHAKIYNLDARPLQTAEWFELDNVQFFYQFFNKHKQLFE, via the coding sequence ATGATTTATTTGAGAAGCTTTAAGCTTTCTGATTATACGGATCGAAATCCCAACATATACCCTGATTATGTATTTAAGCACGTGGCTGGAGAGGTGTTATTGTTTGATCGGATTACTGTGTTGTATGGCAATAACGGCAGCGGAAAATCCACTTTGCTCAATGTAATCTCTAACAAGCTAGAAATCCCGGGGGCTGAAAAAATGACAAGCTATGGGCATAGTATTTATGCTCAGCGATTTCTTGATTTTAGCAGCTATCAGCTTGGGTCTGACGGGCAAGAGCATGAAATCAGGCAGCTTCCAAAGGGAAGCCGATATATGAAATCTGAGGATATTTTATATGAAATCAAGAAGATACAGCAATCTTCCGTATTGCGTGAGGGAATCATGTATGAGCAGATTAACAAAGGAATGAGCAAGGCTCAGGCAGAACAATATGAGGCTACATATGCGTTTAAGAAGAAGCTGGATGACATTCAATTCTCACAGGAAAAATACTCTAATGGAGAAACGTCCATGCAGTTTTTTGAGGAATACCTGCAACCCGGGCAGTTGTATTTATTGGACGAGCCGGAAACGTCACTTTCTCCTGCAAATCAAATACGGATGGCAGAACAAATCAATGAGCTGGCACGATATTTTGATAGTCAATTTATTATTGCCACGCATTCTCCCTTTGTTTTAGGCACGTTGCATGCAAAAATATATAATCTGGATGCCAGGCCTCTTCAGACAGCAGAATGGTTTGAACTAGACAATGTACAATTTTTTTATCAATTTTTCAATAAGCATAAGCAATTGTTTGAATGA
- a CDS encoding alpha-amylase family protein: MKRRTRKLWSIVVVVALLLQALSLTAVLQNNVLAADESSVQAAADYGLPAKTSDGVIFHAWNWSFDNITRNLPALAAAGFKSVQTSPIQPTKEASNEGSKWWLLYQPTHFSIGNAQLGSRDQFKRMCDEAKKYGINIIVDVIANHTANAGGGGDTYKPASNVDPAIRDNRYFWHEARGVENWNDRWQVTQWGVGLPDLNTSNQELQNMIINFLNDAVSLGADGFRFDAAKHIELPDDPSGSASNFWPRVLGSLNNKNNLYIYGEVLQGGADRFAAYANYINLAAPSYGHSIRNAVGFGSVINVNSATSFNANDVNPSKLVTWVESHDTYANNSKESTGMNDWQIKMGWSIIAARAHFLTDRWEAVPWGSREVRYGRTRISLP; this comes from the coding sequence ATGAAGAGAAGGACAAGAAAACTGTGGAGCATTGTTGTGGTTGTTGCGTTGTTGTTGCAGGCATTGAGCTTGACGGCGGTTCTACAGAACAATGTTCTAGCTGCAGATGAGAGCAGTGTACAGGCGGCAGCGGATTACGGATTGCCTGCTAAAACTTCAGACGGTGTCATCTTTCATGCATGGAACTGGTCATTTGACAACATTACAAGGAATTTACCGGCTCTCGCTGCAGCAGGTTTTAAATCTGTACAAACCTCTCCTATTCAACCCACTAAGGAAGCTTCGAATGAAGGCAGCAAATGGTGGCTTCTCTATCAGCCGACACACTTCTCGATAGGGAATGCACAACTCGGGTCAAGGGATCAATTCAAAAGAATGTGTGACGAAGCCAAAAAATACGGTATAAACATCATCGTCGATGTGATCGCTAATCATACAGCCAATGCTGGTGGCGGGGGCGATACTTATAAACCAGCCAGCAATGTCGATCCGGCGATACGCGACAATCGATATTTTTGGCATGAAGCCAGAGGCGTGGAGAACTGGAACGACAGATGGCAGGTTACGCAGTGGGGCGTTGGTCTTCCAGACTTGAATACATCCAATCAGGAACTGCAGAATATGATCATTAATTTCCTGAATGATGCCGTTTCGCTTGGGGCAGACGGTTTCCGTTTTGACGCAGCGAAGCATATTGAGCTGCCCGATGATCCATCCGGCTCAGCCTCAAACTTCTGGCCCCGTGTGCTGGGTTCACTCAACAATAAAAACAATCTGTACATTTATGGTGAAGTTCTGCAGGGAGGAGCAGACCGTTTCGCAGCTTATGCGAATTATATCAACCTTGCGGCTCCATCCTATGGACACAGTATTAGAAATGCGGTCGGATTTGGAAGCGTAATCAATGTAAATAGTGCCACATCATTCAATGCAAATGATGTAAATCCGTCTAAACTGGTAACCTGGGTAGAATCTCATGATACGTATGCCAACAACAGCAAAGAATCAACTGGCATGAATGATTGGCAAATCAAGATGGGCTGGTCGATCATCGCGGCCCGTGCACACTTTTTGACAGACCGGTGGGAAGCGGTACCCTGGGGCAGCCGGGAAGTACGTTATGGCAGGACCCGGATATCGTTGCCGTGA
- the ppsA gene encoding phosphoenolpyruvate synthase, which translates to MSDLVLGFQEVEHSQLLLVGGKGLNLGKLSNIEGVQVPEGFCVTTAGYQQAIGDNEMYHALLNQLTLLNVEDWDQIREISGKIRQLIMEAEIPSGVVTAVTHYLSRLGDELGFAVRSSATAEDLPHASFAGQQDTYLNIIGVEAILKHISKCWASLFTDRAVIYRMQNGIDHRQVYLSVIVQKMVFPQASGIVFTADPMTSNRKLLSIDASFGLGEALVSGLVSADYYKVREEEIVEKRIAAKKLAIYGRQEGGTETRQLDPGQQTAQTLTDGQILQLARIGRQLEAHFGCPQDIEWCLADGTFYIVQSRPITTLYPIPEANDQDKHIYLSVGHQQMMTDPIKPLGLSFHLLMTPAPMRKAGGRLFVDITHSLASPDSRENLLKAMEQHDPLTKDAIMTIIERGDFIQSLPDDRKEQTPGTNNKGASSAGNQAQFENDPAIVSELIKRSQTSIEELQHNIRTKSGSDLFDFILEDIPQLKKIVFDPRSTAVFMSAMDASAWINENMKKWLGEINAADTLSQSVPNNVTSEMGLALLDVADVIRPYPEVIDYLTHVKEDHFGDELLKLEGGQETRDAIQAYLDKYGMRCAGEIDITRTRWSEKPITLVPLILSNIKNFAPGASKQKFEQGRLEALNKEQEILDRLMQLPDGEEKAKETKRMIDLVRNFIGYREYPKYGIVSRYFVYKQAIMKEAEQLVQAGVIYEKEDIYYLTFDELHEAVRTHKLDYQIISKRKEEYKVYDKLTPPRVITSDGEIIAGKYKRENLPAEAIAGLPVSSGIIEGRARVILNMEDADLEDGDILVTSFTDPSWTPLFVSVKGLVTEVGGLMTHGAVIAREYGLPAVVGVLNATGLIKDGQRIRVNGTEGYIEIL; encoded by the coding sequence ATGAGTGATTTGGTTCTCGGTTTTCAGGAAGTGGAACATTCGCAGCTATTGCTTGTTGGCGGAAAAGGGTTGAATTTGGGGAAGTTATCAAATATTGAAGGAGTACAAGTCCCCGAAGGATTTTGTGTTACGACAGCGGGATATCAACAAGCCATCGGGGACAACGAAATGTACCATGCTTTGTTGAACCAGCTAACCTTGTTAAACGTAGAAGATTGGGATCAAATTCGTGAAATCAGCGGAAAGATTCGCCAGCTCATCATGGAAGCAGAAATTCCTTCCGGGGTTGTCACAGCAGTCACTCACTATCTCTCCCGGCTTGGTGATGAACTTGGCTTTGCAGTGCGTTCTAGTGCGACTGCTGAAGATTTACCGCATGCCTCTTTTGCAGGCCAACAAGACACCTATTTGAACATCATCGGCGTCGAGGCAATCCTGAAGCATATCAGTAAATGTTGGGCTTCCCTGTTTACAGACCGCGCGGTTATCTACCGTATGCAAAATGGAATTGACCACAGACAAGTATATTTATCCGTTATCGTTCAAAAAATGGTTTTCCCGCAGGCCTCAGGGATTGTATTTACCGCTGATCCGATGACCTCGAACCGGAAGCTGCTGTCGATCGATGCCAGTTTTGGGCTTGGGGAAGCACTGGTCTCCGGCTTGGTATCTGCCGATTATTATAAGGTACGGGAAGAGGAAATCGTCGAGAAGAGGATTGCAGCCAAAAAACTGGCTATCTATGGACGACAAGAAGGCGGAACTGAGACCCGGCAGCTCGATCCCGGTCAGCAAACGGCTCAAACCCTTACCGATGGGCAAATTTTACAGCTGGCACGCATTGGAAGACAACTTGAAGCTCATTTTGGCTGCCCGCAAGACATCGAATGGTGTTTGGCCGATGGTACTTTTTATATTGTCCAGAGCCGGCCGATCACTACTTTATATCCGATCCCCGAAGCGAATGATCAGGACAAACACATCTATCTATCTGTTGGCCATCAACAAATGATGACAGATCCCATAAAACCTTTGGGATTGTCTTTTCACCTTTTAATGACTCCAGCGCCGATGCGTAAAGCCGGAGGGAGGTTGTTTGTTGATATTACACATAGTCTGGCTTCACCTGACAGCAGAGAAAATTTATTAAAAGCCATGGAACAACACGATCCGCTCACAAAAGATGCAATTATGACCATAATCGAGCGGGGGGATTTTATACAATCGTTACCAGATGATAGAAAAGAACAGACTCCTGGTACAAACAATAAAGGTGCGTCGTCCGCAGGAAATCAAGCACAATTCGAAAACGATCCGGCCATCGTTTCAGAGCTGATCAAGCGTAGTCAAACTTCGATAGAAGAGCTGCAGCACAACATCCGGACAAAATCAGGATCGGATTTGTTTGATTTTATCCTGGAGGATATCCCGCAATTAAAAAAGATCGTATTTGACCCGCGAAGTACGGCAGTGTTTATGTCTGCTATGGATGCTTCAGCATGGATCAATGAAAACATGAAGAAATGGTTAGGGGAAATCAACGCCGCCGATACGCTTTCTCAATCGGTACCAAACAATGTTACTTCGGAAATGGGCTTGGCGCTATTGGATGTTGCAGATGTGATTCGTCCTTATCCGGAAGTCATTGATTATTTAACACATGTAAAAGAGGATCATTTTGGGGATGAACTGCTTAAGTTGGAGGGAGGACAGGAGACCCGGGACGCTATCCAAGCTTATCTCGACAAATACGGAATGCGCTGTGCCGGGGAAATCGATATTACCAGGACACGTTGGAGCGAGAAACCAATTACCCTTGTCCCGTTGATTCTCAGCAATATCAAAAACTTTGCGCCTGGGGCCAGTAAGCAGAAATTTGAGCAGGGCAGACTGGAAGCTTTGAATAAAGAACAAGAGATATTGGACCGATTAATGCAATTACCGGATGGCGAAGAAAAAGCCAAAGAAACCAAACGAATGATCGACCTCGTCCGGAATTTCATCGGTTATCGTGAATATCCCAAATACGGCATCGTCAGCCGCTACTTTGTTTATAAGCAGGCTATAATGAAAGAAGCCGAACAACTCGTACAAGCAGGCGTTATTTATGAAAAAGAAGATATCTACTATCTCACTTTTGATGAACTTCACGAAGCCGTACGCACCCATAAACTGGATTACCAGATCATCAGCAAACGAAAAGAAGAGTACAAAGTATATGACAAACTAACCCCGCCGCGAGTGATCACATCTGACGGTGAAATCATAGCTGGTAAGTATAAACGGGAAAACCTGCCGGCCGAAGCTATTGCAGGTCTGCCTGTTTCTTCCGGAATTATAGAGGGACGGGCGCGTGTCATCTTAAATATGGAAGATGCTGATCTGGAAGACGGGGATATATTGGTCACCTCTTTTACTGACCCAAGCTGGACGCCATTATTTGTATCCGTAAAAGGCCTGGTTACCGAGGTCGGTGGACTGATGACCCATGGAGCCGTAATCGCACGTGAATATGGCTTACCGGCAGTTGTCGGGGTGTTGAATGCTACCGGACTGATCAAAGACGGGCAACGAATTCGCGTGAATGGAACAGAAGGGTACATTGAAATATTGTAA
- a CDS encoding TetR/AcrR family transcriptional regulator, whose amino-acid sequence MSTSQEQDKLKTRRRGKELEAAILQAVREELEERGYSNLTMDGVAERSGTSKAVLYRRWANRAEIVLAAIRERVPLPLEEVPDYGNLRDDVCGVLRSMNQNNIEVMMKAFYGLVTEIGAMPLASLIFPEGRNNRTMTIVLQRAVDRGEISAEAVTPRMLTLPADLARNEIILYNKPMSEQTIAEIVDEVYLPLVLKR is encoded by the coding sequence ATGTCCACTTCTCAAGAACAAGATAAATTGAAAACCAGACGCAGAGGCAAAGAACTGGAAGCCGCTATACTGCAAGCGGTGCGGGAAGAGTTGGAAGAACGGGGATATTCTAATCTTACGATGGATGGAGTGGCGGAACGGTCGGGAACAAGCAAAGCCGTACTTTACCGGCGGTGGGCCAACCGTGCTGAGATTGTACTTGCGGCAATCCGGGAACGCGTGCCCTTGCCACTGGAGGAGGTACCCGATTACGGGAATCTGCGGGATGATGTTTGCGGCGTGCTTAGATCGATGAATCAGAACAATATCGAAGTGATGATGAAGGCTTTCTATGGGCTCGTAACGGAAATCGGGGCCATGCCGCTTGCATCCTTAATATTCCCCGAAGGACGTAATAACAGGACAATGACAATTGTGCTGCAGCGGGCCGTAGACCGGGGAGAGATATCGGCCGAAGCCGTTACACCCCGGATGCTTACTTTGCCGGCAGATTTGGCCCGCAATGAGATAATCCTTTATAATAAGCCTATGTCTGAGCAGACGATAGCTGAGATTGTGGACGAAGTGTACTTGCCGCTTGTGTTAAAGCGGTGA
- a CDS encoding MDR family MFS transporter → MQKQSSEPFKAVEQQAAAKKMMWILMVGMLAPLFDTTITNVAIDTLVREFSTSVSTIQWVMTSYLLALGMVIPITGWAVERFGGKPMWLFSLGMFLLGSVLCSLAWNVESLIFFRTIQGIGGGLLMPIMQTLGVRAFRGENMGKMMATVGLPALLGPILGPVLGGLIINHLSWRWIFLVNIPICIVAIVMAWKGLPNEERGTRTLRLDLPGLILLSPAIVLIIYGLGEVSSNHGFGHATVLVPVLAGLALLAVFVVYSFRKGKEALLDVRLFRVRSLAVSSILLFLSGLTTYGAMLLLPLYFQQVRGESVLISGLLLVPQGIGMLLTRSLAGKLTDQIGSRPVVLAGTLLTLLGTWPFTQLGADTSYYYLGAALIVRGAGLGAVFLPVMASAYIGLSSQQIPHASSTTRIMQQIGGAFGASVIAIILQNEYNSVMSHDPAAVAVAFDHAFIWSIAFSALALIPAALLPRIKR, encoded by the coding sequence TTGCAGAAGCAAAGCTCTGAACCGTTTAAAGCGGTTGAACAGCAGGCGGCCGCAAAAAAAATGATGTGGATTCTAATGGTCGGCATGCTGGCCCCGCTGTTCGACACGACGATAACCAATGTTGCTATTGATACCTTGGTTCGGGAATTTAGTACCTCAGTGTCCACCATTCAATGGGTTATGACCAGTTATCTGCTTGCGCTTGGCATGGTCATTCCCATCACCGGCTGGGCGGTGGAGCGATTTGGGGGCAAGCCTATGTGGCTATTTTCACTTGGCATGTTCCTGCTTGGTTCCGTTCTATGCAGCCTGGCGTGGAACGTGGAGAGCCTGATTTTTTTCCGTACGATACAGGGGATCGGTGGGGGATTGCTGATGCCGATTATGCAGACCTTGGGAGTACGCGCCTTCAGAGGGGAAAATATGGGCAAAATGATGGCCACGGTCGGTTTGCCGGCGCTGCTTGGACCGATTTTGGGGCCAGTGCTGGGAGGCCTTATCATTAATCATCTGAGCTGGAGATGGATTTTCCTGGTGAATATTCCGATCTGCATCGTTGCCATCGTTATGGCGTGGAAGGGGCTGCCTAATGAAGAACGCGGAACCCGAACGCTGAGGCTAGACCTGCCGGGACTAATCCTGCTTTCCCCGGCCATCGTTCTCATTATTTACGGTCTTGGAGAAGTAAGCTCGAATCACGGTTTCGGCCATGCCACCGTTCTCGTTCCTGTTCTGGCGGGTTTAGCGCTTTTGGCTGTGTTTGTCGTTTACTCATTTCGCAAAGGAAAAGAAGCATTGCTTGATGTTAGGCTGTTCCGTGTACGATCATTAGCCGTATCTTCGATTCTGCTCTTTTTATCCGGCTTGACCACCTACGGGGCAATGCTTCTGCTGCCGTTATACTTCCAGCAAGTCCGCGGCGAATCCGTGCTTATCTCCGGTCTGCTGCTTGTGCCGCAAGGGATCGGGATGCTGCTGACAAGATCGCTTGCCGGCAAACTGACGGACCAGATCGGTTCGAGGCCCGTCGTTCTTGCCGGAACCTTGCTCACCTTGCTTGGAACATGGCCATTTACACAGCTTGGCGCAGATACGAGCTATTATTATTTGGGCGCAGCATTGATCGTGCGGGGAGCAGGATTAGGGGCAGTGTTTCTGCCGGTCATGGCTTCCGCCTATATTGGCCTGTCTTCACAACAAATCCCGCATGCCAGCAGCACCACCCGGATTATGCAGCAAATCGGCGGCGCCTTTGGCGCATCGGTTATCGCGATTATCTTGCAGAACGAATATAATTCGGTCATGTCACATGACCCGGCTGCTGTAGCTGTAGCGTTCGATCATGCGTTTATCTGGTCGATTGCCTTTTCTGCACTGGCGCTAATTCCAGCGGCACTTCTGCCGAGAATAAAAAGATAA
- a CDS encoding ANT(4')-I family aminoglycoside nucleotidyltransferase: protein MIGPREVTREERMNIANVLANQLLEKYGADVEAIGIYGSLARKTDGPFSDIEIKCVLNSLEDGFSYEWTSGDWKAEINLDNKENIVEEATTVEEDWPLTHGQFFTILPIYDPKGFFEELRQKAGSVDNTIFKEAVCKTLVEEMYEYIGKLRNIKIQGPESFLPALAIKIATGGAMILGLHHKQYYTTAAQVLPEALLFSDQPCGFDELCQFVMSGRLYDSQRILDACEHFWNGLMDWSKKHGYMINYSNSVPF, encoded by the coding sequence ATGATTGGACCAAGAGAAGTTACAAGAGAAGAAAGAATGAACATCGCCAATGTACTAGCAAATCAATTGTTGGAGAAATACGGTGCAGATGTTGAAGCTATAGGTATCTATGGTTCTTTAGCCAGAAAAACAGATGGTCCCTTTTCAGATATTGAAATTAAATGTGTATTAAATTCTCTAGAAGACGGTTTTAGCTATGAATGGACATCAGGTGACTGGAAAGCAGAAATAAATCTTGATAATAAGGAAAATATTGTGGAAGAAGCCACTACAGTAGAAGAAGATTGGCCCCTTACTCATGGACAATTCTTCACTATACTCCCCATTTATGATCCGAAGGGTTTCTTTGAAGAGCTAAGACAAAAAGCAGGTTCCGTGGATAACACCATTTTTAAAGAAGCGGTTTGTAAAACATTAGTTGAGGAAATGTACGAATACATTGGTAAATTGAGAAATATAAAAATCCAAGGACCCGAATCATTTTTGCCTGCTTTGGCTATAAAAATAGCAACCGGGGGTGCGATGATTTTAGGTTTACACCATAAACAATATTATACAACAGCTGCTCAAGTATTGCCTGAAGCTTTACTATTCTCAGATCAGCCTTGTGGGTTTGATGAACTTTGTCAATTTGTGATGTCGGGCCGCCTCTATGACTCTCAAAGGATACTTGATGCATGTGAACACTTTTGGAATGGTTTAATGGACTGGTCGAAAAAGCATGGTTATATGATTAATTATTCTAACTCTGTACCCTTCTGA
- a CDS encoding helix-turn-helix domain-containing protein: MIHPEGFTVDRPDGSGDYVFLFFRSQMELRIQSQTVFVEPNTFIIFNKNSPYFYRDAEWPLVHDWFHFEMEAADAFFDRLNLPLDTLIKAYDPFYISRKVNEIHWENLQNGTFRNEIIDYTIRCLFMKLSDIRNHLEPHNQISKYYDQFLNLRNEVFSSPSTWYTVEFLADKMNMSRSYFQHMYKQIFGIPVINDIILNRLDYASYLLKNTSYAISHISGICGYENDVHFMRQFKKFVGITPSEYRENSDVGQ, encoded by the coding sequence GTGATTCATCCGGAGGGTTTTACAGTCGACCGCCCGGACGGCTCCGGGGATTACGTTTTTTTATTCTTCCGGAGCCAAATGGAGCTTAGGATTCAATCGCAAACTGTGTTTGTTGAACCTAATACCTTCATTATTTTTAACAAAAACAGCCCCTATTTCTACCGGGATGCCGAATGGCCTTTGGTCCATGACTGGTTCCATTTTGAAATGGAGGCTGCAGATGCTTTTTTTGATCGGCTGAATCTCCCTCTGGATACCTTAATCAAAGCATATGACCCCTTCTATATTTCCAGAAAAGTGAATGAGATTCATTGGGAGAACCTCCAGAACGGAACCTTCCGCAATGAGATCATCGATTACACCATTCGCTGCCTGTTCATGAAGCTTAGCGATATCCGAAATCATCTGGAGCCGCACAACCAGATCAGTAAATACTATGATCAGTTCCTGAACCTGAGAAATGAGGTTTTCAGTTCTCCTTCTACCTGGTATACTGTCGAGTTCCTGGCGGATAAGATGAATATGAGCCGGTCATATTTTCAGCACATGTACAAACAAATCTTTGGCATTCCGGTAATTAACGATATCATCCTGAACAGACTCGATTATGCCTCCTATTTGCTGAAGAACACATCATATGCAATCAGCCATATTTCTGGAATCTGCGGTTATGAGAACGATGTACATTTTATGCGGCAATTCAAAAAGTTCGTAGGAATAACTCCAAGTGAATACAGGGAAAACTCTGATGTTGGGCAATAA
- a CDS encoding carbohydrate-binding module family 20 domain-containing protein yields the protein MAGQGEYLRTQGNQTMLIERGTKGMTIVNLGGDTYINSATNLANGTYVNQASGGGTFTVSGGKITGNLGGGKVAVLYEASEDPNAALKVHFYKPSNWGTPNIYYYDDTVTPQKEGAAWPGTAMTSEGNNWYSYSISGWQQAKVIFNSGSNQIPGSQQAGYSVSGEKWIKDGTVSNQQPGNSKVPVTFTIKDASTSPGQNIYIVGNIAELGNWDPAKASGPASNPNYPDWTITIDLPAGKSIQFKAIKKDGSGKVVWESGENHTYTVADSNPAVQFNFQN from the coding sequence ATGGCTGGCCAAGGAGAGTATCTAAGAACCCAGGGCAATCAAACGATGCTGATAGAACGTGGAACCAAAGGGATGACGATCGTCAACCTGGGCGGGGACACCTATATCAATTCTGCCACCAATCTGGCAAACGGTACCTATGTTAACCAGGCAAGCGGAGGCGGTACGTTTACTGTCTCAGGCGGAAAAATCACCGGAAATCTGGGCGGCGGAAAGGTTGCTGTGCTGTATGAAGCTTCAGAAGACCCTAACGCCGCACTGAAAGTCCACTTCTACAAGCCTTCGAACTGGGGTACACCGAATATTTACTATTATGACGATACTGTGACTCCGCAGAAAGAAGGAGCGGCATGGCCGGGAACGGCGATGACCAGTGAAGGCAACAACTGGTATTCCTATTCCATATCTGGTTGGCAGCAGGCCAAAGTAATCTTTAATTCAGGCAGCAATCAGATTCCGGGATCCCAGCAGGCAGGTTATTCCGTAAGCGGTGAGAAGTGGATTAAGGACGGTACCGTTTCAAATCAGCAACCGGGTAACAGCAAAGTTCCCGTCACGTTTACCATTAAAGATGCCTCAACGAGTCCGGGACAAAATATATACATTGTCGGCAATATTGCCGAGCTCGGGAACTGGGATCCGGCCAAAGCCAGCGGACCGGCAAGCAATCCGAATTACCCGGATTGGACGATCACTATTGACCTTCCGGCAGGCAAATCTATTCAGTTCAAGGCGATCAAAAAAGACGGTAGCGGCAAAGTGGTTTGGGAGAGCGGTGAGAATCACACCTACACCGTGGCAGACTCAAATCCTGCAGTTCAGTTCAACTTCCAAAACTAA
- a CDS encoding glycoside hydrolase family 2 protein — protein sequence MKNYPRPQFVRSQWLDLNGEWDFSFDDGEDGVAERWMEHFPAAQKINVPFTYETRASGIGEEKFHAQIWYRRKLILSPEAEGKQTILHFEGVDYKATCYVNGSFAGEHEGAYARFSLDITGLLEQDDENEIVLKVEDSDSCLQPRGKQRWAGRNHDSFYVQTTGIWKSVWLEHVHETRLDTVKMTPDIDRQMIRFDFRMHGTKNKNDLRLETEITFKGETVRKLSLSVDRAWLTAETGMMNGINGPWLQNLWSPDHPNLFDVEFVLYEGDRELDRVGSYFGMRKISIRDGQILLNNIPLYQRLILDQGYWTESHLTPPSEEALIEDIEAIAGMGYNGLRKHMKIEDARFLYWCDVKGMLVWSEMAAAFEYNDETVERFTKEWIEVVQQQYNHPCIITWVPFNESWGIQNISHDDRQQKFTEGIYYLTKSIDPYRPVITNDGWEHTISDILTLHDYVERGEDLYKTYKDKDSITGSSGTYNEWKFAFAHGYSYKGQPIIISEFGGIAFRSEHGWGYGNQVDNEEAFLERFGSITGAIKAIPFISGYCYTQITDVQHEVNGLLTEGRKPKVALEKIREINLG from the coding sequence ATGAAAAATTATCCGCGGCCCCAATTTGTACGGAGCCAGTGGCTGGATCTGAACGGGGAGTGGGATTTCAGTTTCGATGATGGCGAAGACGGTGTTGCGGAACGGTGGATGGAGCATTTTCCGGCTGCACAAAAAATCAACGTTCCCTTTACCTATGAAACCCGGGCGAGCGGGATCGGCGAGGAAAAATTCCATGCGCAGATCTGGTACCGCAGAAAATTGATACTTTCTCCAGAGGCGGAAGGGAAACAAACGATCCTGCATTTCGAAGGTGTGGATTACAAAGCCACCTGCTATGTAAACGGCAGTTTTGCGGGGGAGCATGAGGGGGCGTATGCCCGGTTTTCCTTGGATATTACCGGTTTGCTGGAGCAAGACGACGAAAATGAAATTGTGCTGAAAGTGGAAGACAGCGATAGCTGTCTGCAGCCCCGGGGCAAGCAGCGCTGGGCCGGACGGAATCATGATTCGTTTTATGTGCAGACAACAGGCATTTGGAAAAGCGTCTGGCTCGAACATGTCCATGAAACCCGTTTGGATACGGTGAAAATGACGCCGGACATCGACCGCCAAATGATCCGGTTTGATTTCCGCATGCACGGTACGAAAAACAAAAATGATCTCCGGCTGGAGACAGAAATTACATTTAAGGGTGAAACGGTAAGAAAGCTGAGCTTATCGGTGGACAGAGCGTGGCTGACGGCGGAAACCGGTATGATGAACGGCATTAACGGACCTTGGCTGCAAAACCTGTGGTCTCCGGACCATCCCAATCTGTTTGATGTGGAGTTTGTGCTGTATGAAGGAGATCGGGAGCTCGACCGGGTGGGCTCCTATTTCGGCATGCGCAAAATCTCGATCAGAGACGGACAAATCCTGCTGAACAATATTCCCCTGTACCAAAGATTGATTCTGGATCAGGGCTACTGGACTGAAAGTCATCTGACGCCTCCGTCCGAAGAAGCGCTGATAGAAGATATCGAGGCGATCGCCGGGATGGGCTACAACGGTTTGCGCAAGCATATGAAAATTGAAGACGCCCGGTTCCTATACTGGTGTGATGTCAAAGGTATGCTGGTCTGGTCCGAAATGGCGGCTGCTTTTGAATATAACGATGAGACTGTGGAGCGTTTTACCAAGGAATGGATTGAGGTTGTGCAGCAGCAGTACAATCATCCCTGCATTATTACCTGGGTGCCTTTTAATGAATCCTGGGGCATTCAGAATATTAGCCATGACGACCGGCAGCAAAAATTTACGGAAGGTATTTATTATTTGACCAAATCTATTGATCCATATCGTCCGGTCATCACCAATGATGGATGGGAGCACACTATTTCAGATATTTTGACTCTTCATGATTATGTGGAGCGGGGCGAAGATTTGTATAAAACCTACAAGGATAAAGACTCGATAACGGGCAGCAGCGGCACGTACAACGAGTGGAAATTTGCGTTCGCTCACGGCTACAGTTATAAAGGCCAGCCGATTATCATCAGCGAGTTTGGAGGGATTGCTTTCAGGAGCGAGCATGGCTGGGGTTACGGCAACCAGGTGGATAATGAGGAAGCTTTCCTGGAGCGGTTCGGCAGCATAACCGGAGCGATTAAAGCCATTCCGTTTATTTCCGGCTACTGTTATACGCAGATTACGGACGTGCAGCATGAGGTTAACGGTCTGCTTACCGAAGGCCGAAAACCGAAAGTAGCGCTGGAAAAGATCCGGGAGATTAATTTGGGATAG